From one Lycium ferocissimum isolate CSIRO_LF1 chromosome 5, AGI_CSIRO_Lferr_CH_V1, whole genome shotgun sequence genomic stretch:
- the LOC132057710 gene encoding uncharacterized protein LOC132057710 has translation MRTVTGWRFCMDYHKLNTATCKDHFPMPFIDQLLDRLAGRSYYCLLDRMPFGLCNAPATFQRCIISIFSDMVKDFLECHFMMKKGIVLRHKISETGIEVDQAKIDVISKLPPPISAKFKFDEKYQNEFDELKECFNTTPIIVSPDWSLPFELICGMSGFAIGVVLGQRHNKIMHPMYNASKTLNAV, from the exons ATGAGGACTGTGACGGGTTGGAGATTTTGCATGGACTATCACAAGCTTAACACTGCTACGTGCAAGGATCACTTccctatgccttttattgatcagtTGCTTGATCGGCTAGCGGGGCGGTCTTACTATTGCTTGCTAGACAG GATGCCTTTCGGTCTTTGCAATGCTCCTGCTACCTTTCAACGGTGTATAATATCGATATTCTCTGATATGGTGAAAGACTTTCTTGAg TGCCACTTCATGATGAAGAAAGGGATCGTTCTCAGGCATAAAATCTCTGAAACGGGGATTGAGGTCGATCAGGCAAAGATTGATGTGATTTCAAAGCTCCCTCCACCTATCTCA GCTAAGTTCAAGTTTGATGAGAAGTACCAAAATGAATTCGATGAATTGAAGGAGTGTTTCAACACAactcctattattgtttctcctgACTGGTCTCTGCCGTTCGAGTTGATATGTGGTATGAGCGGTTTTGCTATTGGTGTCGTGCTTGGACAGAGACATAATAAAATCATGCACCCTATGTACAATGCTAGTAAAACATTGAATGCGGTTTAG
- the LOC132056684 gene encoding glycine-rich cell wall structural protein 1.0-like — MASKTRAFVTLFLSLNLLFFAIVSGTDCGSCRYPPRPGNGGGSGNGGGSGNGGGSGNGGGGAGNGGGSGNGGGSGNGGGSGNGGGSGNGGGSGNGGGTGNGGGGGNGQGRCPRDALKLGVCANVLNLVNVVVGSPPTLPCCSLLQGLASLEVAACLCTAIRANVLGINLNVPVTLSLILNNCGMNNTGFTC, encoded by the coding sequence ATGGCTTCCAAAACTAGAGCCTTCGTTACCCTTTTCCTCTCGTTGaatcttcttttctttgccATAGTCAGTGGAACTGATTGTGGCTCGTGTCGATATCCTCCCAGGCCCGGTAATGGTGGTGGTTCTGGAAATGGAGGCGGTTCGGGCAATGGTGGCGGTTCAGgaaatggtggtggtggtgctgGAAATGGCGGTGGTTCGGGCAATGGCGGCGGCTCTGGTAATGGTGGCGGTTCGGGCAATGGTGGCGGTTCAGGCAATGGTGGCGGTTCGGGCAACGGTGGTGGAACAGGAAATGGCGGTGGTGGAGGCAATGGACAAGGAAGGTGCCCAAGAGATGCTCTGAAACTTGGGGTATGTGCAAATGTACTTAATTTGGTGAATGTAGTGGTTGGGTCCCCTCCAACTTTGCCCTGCTGCAGTTTACTCCAGGGGCTGGCGAGCCTAGAGGTGGCGGCTTGCTTGTGCACTGCCATAAGAGCAAATGTTTTGGGGATAAATCTGAATGTGCCGGTCACTCTTAGCCTTATTCTCAACAACTGCGGAATGAATAATACTGGTTTCACTTGCTAA